One genomic segment of Nonomuraea coxensis DSM 45129 includes these proteins:
- a CDS encoding LacI family DNA-binding transcriptional regulator: MADVAREAGVSHQTVSRVLNDHPNVRSETRARVLQAIDKLGYRRNLVARALVTKRSRTLGVVSFDTTLYGPASTVYGIEQAARAAGYFVSIVSLKSIDPGGVRDALDYLADQGVDGVVVVAPQRSAARALADLPLAIPTVAVEGGQAGEVPVVSVDQVAGGRLATEHLLSLGHETVWHVSGPSDWLEAEGRVAGWRAALEQAGREAPHPLAGDWSPRSGYEAGRSLARMTDVTAVFVANDQMALGVLRAFTEQGVSVPGQVSVVGFDDIPESAYFSPPLTTIRQDFDAVGRHSIEVLVRLLEDGLQQRERLVVPPAFVCRASTARPPEGR, translated from the coding sequence ATGGCCGATGTGGCCAGGGAGGCCGGCGTGTCGCACCAGACCGTGTCCCGCGTGCTCAACGATCACCCGAACGTGCGCAGCGAGACCCGCGCCCGGGTGCTCCAGGCGATCGACAAGCTCGGCTACCGCCGTAACCTCGTCGCCCGCGCCCTGGTGACCAAACGGTCGCGGACGCTCGGCGTGGTGAGCTTCGACACCACGCTGTACGGCCCGGCCAGCACGGTGTACGGCATCGAGCAGGCCGCCAGGGCGGCCGGCTACTTCGTCAGCATCGTCAGCCTCAAGTCCATCGATCCCGGGGGCGTCCGCGACGCCCTCGACTACCTGGCCGACCAGGGCGTGGACGGGGTCGTGGTGGTCGCGCCGCAGCGCTCGGCCGCCCGGGCCCTCGCCGACCTGCCGCTCGCCATCCCCACCGTCGCCGTCGAGGGCGGCCAGGCGGGGGAGGTGCCGGTGGTCAGCGTGGACCAGGTCGCGGGGGGCAGGCTCGCCACCGAGCACCTGCTCTCCCTGGGCCACGAGACGGTCTGGCACGTCAGCGGCCCGTCGGACTGGCTGGAGGCCGAAGGGCGCGTGGCCGGGTGGCGGGCCGCGCTGGAGCAGGCGGGCCGCGAGGCCCCGCACCCGCTCGCCGGGGACTGGAGCCCGCGCTCGGGATACGAGGCGGGCCGCAGCCTGGCGCGCATGACGGACGTGACCGCGGTCTTCGTCGCCAACGACCAGATGGCGCTCGGAGTGCTGCGGGCGTTCACCGAGCAGGGGGTGAGCGTGCCCGGCCAGGTGAGTGTCGTCGGCTTCGACGACATCCCCGAGTCGGCGTACTTCTCGCCGCCGCTCACGACCATCAGACAGGATTTCGACGCGGTCGGCAGACACAGCATCGAGGTGCTCGTGCGGCTGCTGGAGGACGGTCTCCAGCAGCGGGAGCGGCTCGTGGTGCCGCCGGCGTTCGTGTGCAGGGCCAGTACGGCCCGGCCCCCGGAAGGTCGCTAG
- a CDS encoding ABC transporter substrate-binding protein has product MFKRISALVLAGLTALSVTACGGGDGTTSAGTGGGGDDTITMGFAQVGAESGWRTANTKSVQESAKSAGITLKFSDAQQKQENQIKAIRSYIQQKVDVIAFSPVVESGWDPVLNEAKNAKIPVILTDRAVDSKDTSLYKTFLGSDFVEEGKKAGQWLVEEYKDSQDTVNIVELQGTTGSAPANDRKAGFQEVIGADPKFKIIASQTGDFTRAKGKEVMEAFLKSNPDIDVLYAHNDDMGLGAIEAIEGAGKVPGKDIKIITVDAVKDGMQALADGKINFIVECSPLLGPQLMDLAKKVVKGEEVPARVVTEETTFTQEQAKQVLSSRQY; this is encoded by the coding sequence GTGTTCAAGAGGATCTCGGCCCTGGTCCTCGCCGGCCTCACCGCGTTGTCGGTGACGGCCTGCGGCGGCGGCGACGGCACCACCAGCGCCGGCACGGGCGGTGGCGGCGACGACACCATCACCATGGGCTTCGCCCAGGTCGGCGCGGAGAGCGGCTGGCGGACCGCGAACACCAAGTCCGTCCAGGAGTCGGCGAAGAGCGCGGGCATCACGCTGAAGTTCTCCGACGCCCAGCAGAAGCAGGAGAACCAGATCAAGGCCATCCGCTCCTACATCCAGCAGAAGGTGGACGTCATCGCCTTCTCGCCGGTGGTGGAGTCCGGATGGGACCCGGTGCTCAACGAGGCCAAGAACGCCAAGATCCCGGTCATCCTGACCGACCGCGCCGTGGACTCCAAGGACACCTCCCTCTACAAGACCTTCCTTGGCTCGGACTTCGTTGAGGAGGGCAAGAAGGCCGGTCAGTGGCTGGTGGAGGAGTACAAGGACAGCCAGGACACGGTGAACATCGTCGAGCTGCAGGGCACCACCGGCTCGGCCCCGGCCAACGACCGCAAGGCCGGCTTCCAGGAGGTCATCGGCGCCGATCCCAAGTTCAAGATCATCGCCTCGCAGACCGGCGACTTCACCCGGGCCAAGGGCAAGGAGGTCATGGAGGCGTTCCTGAAGTCCAACCCGGACATCGACGTGCTCTACGCCCACAACGACGACATGGGCCTCGGCGCGATCGAGGCCATCGAGGGCGCGGGCAAGGTCCCCGGCAAGGACATCAAGATCATCACGGTCGACGCGGTCAAGGACGGCATGCAGGCGCTCGCCGACGGAAAGATCAACTTCATCGTCGAGTGCTCCCCGCTGCTCGGCCCGCAGCTCATGGATCTCGCCAAGAAGGTCGTCAAGGGCGAGGAGGTGCCGGCCCGCGTGGTGACCGAGGAGACCACGTTCACCCAGGAGCAGGCCAAGCAGGTCCTGTCCTCCCGCCAGTACTGA